One genomic window of Erinaceus europaeus chromosome 19, mEriEur2.1, whole genome shotgun sequence includes the following:
- the LGI3 gene encoding leucine-rich repeat LGI family member 3 isoform X2 — protein sequence MRDTPAHGSRAGLGSARSGWGRNHSSLGLLPAWTPPSVLRAPERHAAVRVHPSRVSPHLPVAGGSEQGGGLQPARGLQSALRGVPGCCDPAAERAVGSMAGRRARWLSGPGLLALSTLGVCMMLPVSAKRPPKTPPCPPSCSCTRDTAFCVDSKAVPKNLPSEVISLLLNSNKFTLIGDSAFTGLSHLQYLFIENNDIWALSKFTFRGLKSLTHLSLANNNLQMLPRDIFRPLDILSDLDLRGNSLNCDCKVKWLVEWLAHTNTTVAPIYCASPPRFQEHKVQDLPLREFDCITTDFVLYQTLPFPAVSAEPFLYSSDLYLALAQPGASACTILKWDYVERQLRDFDRIPAPSAVHCKPMVVDNQLYVIAAQLFGGSYIYHWDPNTTRFTKLQDIDPQRVRKPNDLEAFRIDGDWYFAVADSSKAGATSLYRWHQNGFYSHQALHAWHRDTDLEFVDGEGKPRLIVSSSSQAPVIYQWSRSQKQFVAQGEVTQVPDAQAVKHFRAGRDSYLCLSRYIGDSKILRWEGARFSEVQALPSRGSLALQPFLVGGRRYLALGSDFSFTQIYQWDDGRQKFVRFQELAVQAPRAFCYMPAGDAQLLLAPSFKGQTLVYRHVVVDLSA from the exons ATGCGGGACACACCCGCCCATGGCTCCAGGGCGGGGTTGGGGAGTGCCCGCAGCGGCTGGGGCCGTAACCACTCCTCTCTTGGGCTACTCCCAGCCTGGACTCCCCCCTCAGTCCTGCGCGCCCCCGAGCGCCACGCCGCAGTTCGCGTCCACCCAAGCCGGGTCAGCCCGCATCTCCCGGTAGCTGGCGGGAGCGAGCAGGGCGGGGGATTGCAGCCGGCCAGAGGGCTGCAATCCGCTCTCCGCGGCGTCCCGGGCTGCTGTGACCCGGCTGCGGAGAGAGCAGTGGGCAGCATGGCGGGGCGGCGGGCCAGGTGGCTCTCAGGGCCCGGGCTGCTGGCTCTGTCCACGCTGGGCGTCTGCATGATGCTGCCAGTCAGTGCCAAGAGGCCCCCCAAGACGCCCCCCTGCCCGCCCAGCTGCTCCTGCACCCGGGACACCGCCTTCTGCGTGGATTCCAAGGCAGTGCCCAAGAACCTGCCCTCGGAGGTCATCTCACT GTTGCTCAATTCCAACAAGTTCACGCTGATTGGAGACAGTGCCTTCACAGGACTGTCACACCTGCAGTACCT TTTCATTGAGAACAATGACATCTGGGCTTTATCTAAGTTTACCTTCAGAGGCCTGAAGTCCTTGACTCATCT TTCCCTGGCCAACAATAACCTGCAGATGCTGCCTAGAGACATCTTCCGGCCCCTGGACATCCTGAGTGACCT GGACTTAAGGGGCAACTCCCTTAACTGTGATTGCAAGGTGAAGTGGCTGGTGGAGTGGCTGGCACACACCAACACCACAGTGGCCCCCATCTACTGCGCCAGCCCGCCCCGCTTCCAGGAGCACAAGGTGCAGGACCTGCCACTGCGGGAATTCGACTGCATTACCACAG ATTTTGTGCTGTACCAGACCCTGCCTTTCCCCGCAGTGTCAGCTGAGCCCTTCCTCTATTCCAGTGACCTCTACTTGGCTCTGGCCCAGCCAGGtgccagtgcctgcaccatccTTAAATGGGACTATGTTGAGCGGCAGCTTCGAGACTTCGATAGAATCCCAG CCCCTTCTGCAGTGCACTGCAAGCCCATGGTGGTGGACAACCAGCTGTATGTCATCGCGGCCCAGCTGTTTGGAGGCTCATACATCTACCACTGGGACCCCAATACCACCCGCTTCACCAAGCTGCAGGATATCGACCCACAGCGCGTGCGCAAGCCCAACGACCTAGAGGCCTTTCGCATCGATGGTGACTGGTACTTCGCTGTGGCGGACAGCTCCAAGGCAGGGGCTACCAGCCTCTACCGCTGGCACCAGAACGGCTTCTACTCCCACCAGGCTCTGCACGCTTGGCACCGCGACACCGACCTGGAGTTCGTGGACGGGGAGGGCAAGCCAAGACTGATCGTGTCTAGCAGTTCCCAGGCACCTGTCATCTACCAGTGGAGCCGCTCACAGAAGCAGTTTGTGGCCCAGGGAGAGGTGACACAGGTGCCGGATGCTCAAGCTGTGAAGCACTTCCGCGCCGGTCGGGACAGCTACCTGTGCCTCAGCCGCTACATCGGGGACTCCAAAATCCTGCGCTGGGAGGGTGCCCGCTTCTCCGAGGTGCAGGCGCTGCCATCCCGGGGCTCGCTGGCCCTGCAGCCCTTCCTGGTGGGCGGCCGCCGCTACCTGGCACTGGGCAGCGACTTCTCCTTCACCCAGATCTACCAGTGGGATGATGGGCGACAGAAGTTCGTGCGCTTCCAGGAGCTGGCTGTACAGGCCCCTCGGGCCTTCTGCTACATGCCTGCTGGGGATGCCCAGCTGCTCCTGGCCCCCAGCTTCAAGGGGCAGACACTGGTGTACCGGCACGTGGTGGTGGATCTCAGTGCCTAG
- the LGI3 gene encoding leucine-rich repeat LGI family member 3 isoform X1, producing the protein MRDTPAHGSRAGLGSARSGWGRNHSSLGLLPAWTPPSVLRAPERHAAVRVHPSRVSPHLPVAGGSEQGGGLQPARGLQSALRGVPGCCDPAAERAVGSMAGRRARWLSGPGLLALSTLGVCMMLPVSAKRPPKTPPCPPSCSCTRDTAFCVDSKAVPKNLPSEVISLTLVNAAFSEIHDGAFAHLPLLQFLLLNSNKFTLIGDSAFTGLSHLQYLFIENNDIWALSKFTFRGLKSLTHLSLANNNLQMLPRDIFRPLDILSDLDLRGNSLNCDCKVKWLVEWLAHTNTTVAPIYCASPPRFQEHKVQDLPLREFDCITTDFVLYQTLPFPAVSAEPFLYSSDLYLALAQPGASACTILKWDYVERQLRDFDRIPAPSAVHCKPMVVDNQLYVIAAQLFGGSYIYHWDPNTTRFTKLQDIDPQRVRKPNDLEAFRIDGDWYFAVADSSKAGATSLYRWHQNGFYSHQALHAWHRDTDLEFVDGEGKPRLIVSSSSQAPVIYQWSRSQKQFVAQGEVTQVPDAQAVKHFRAGRDSYLCLSRYIGDSKILRWEGARFSEVQALPSRGSLALQPFLVGGRRYLALGSDFSFTQIYQWDDGRQKFVRFQELAVQAPRAFCYMPAGDAQLLLAPSFKGQTLVYRHVVVDLSA; encoded by the exons ATGCGGGACACACCCGCCCATGGCTCCAGGGCGGGGTTGGGGAGTGCCCGCAGCGGCTGGGGCCGTAACCACTCCTCTCTTGGGCTACTCCCAGCCTGGACTCCCCCCTCAGTCCTGCGCGCCCCCGAGCGCCACGCCGCAGTTCGCGTCCACCCAAGCCGGGTCAGCCCGCATCTCCCGGTAGCTGGCGGGAGCGAGCAGGGCGGGGGATTGCAGCCGGCCAGAGGGCTGCAATCCGCTCTCCGCGGCGTCCCGGGCTGCTGTGACCCGGCTGCGGAGAGAGCAGTGGGCAGCATGGCGGGGCGGCGGGCCAGGTGGCTCTCAGGGCCCGGGCTGCTGGCTCTGTCCACGCTGGGCGTCTGCATGATGCTGCCAGTCAGTGCCAAGAGGCCCCCCAAGACGCCCCCCTGCCCGCCCAGCTGCTCCTGCACCCGGGACACCGCCTTCTGCGTGGATTCCAAGGCAGTGCCCAAGAACCTGCCCTCGGAGGTCATCTCACT GACACTAGTGAATGCTGCCTTCTCGGAGATCCATGATGGAGCCTTCGCACACCTGCCACTGCTGCAGTTCTT GTTGCTCAATTCCAACAAGTTCACGCTGATTGGAGACAGTGCCTTCACAGGACTGTCACACCTGCAGTACCT TTTCATTGAGAACAATGACATCTGGGCTTTATCTAAGTTTACCTTCAGAGGCCTGAAGTCCTTGACTCATCT TTCCCTGGCCAACAATAACCTGCAGATGCTGCCTAGAGACATCTTCCGGCCCCTGGACATCCTGAGTGACCT GGACTTAAGGGGCAACTCCCTTAACTGTGATTGCAAGGTGAAGTGGCTGGTGGAGTGGCTGGCACACACCAACACCACAGTGGCCCCCATCTACTGCGCCAGCCCGCCCCGCTTCCAGGAGCACAAGGTGCAGGACCTGCCACTGCGGGAATTCGACTGCATTACCACAG ATTTTGTGCTGTACCAGACCCTGCCTTTCCCCGCAGTGTCAGCTGAGCCCTTCCTCTATTCCAGTGACCTCTACTTGGCTCTGGCCCAGCCAGGtgccagtgcctgcaccatccTTAAATGGGACTATGTTGAGCGGCAGCTTCGAGACTTCGATAGAATCCCAG CCCCTTCTGCAGTGCACTGCAAGCCCATGGTGGTGGACAACCAGCTGTATGTCATCGCGGCCCAGCTGTTTGGAGGCTCATACATCTACCACTGGGACCCCAATACCACCCGCTTCACCAAGCTGCAGGATATCGACCCACAGCGCGTGCGCAAGCCCAACGACCTAGAGGCCTTTCGCATCGATGGTGACTGGTACTTCGCTGTGGCGGACAGCTCCAAGGCAGGGGCTACCAGCCTCTACCGCTGGCACCAGAACGGCTTCTACTCCCACCAGGCTCTGCACGCTTGGCACCGCGACACCGACCTGGAGTTCGTGGACGGGGAGGGCAAGCCAAGACTGATCGTGTCTAGCAGTTCCCAGGCACCTGTCATCTACCAGTGGAGCCGCTCACAGAAGCAGTTTGTGGCCCAGGGAGAGGTGACACAGGTGCCGGATGCTCAAGCTGTGAAGCACTTCCGCGCCGGTCGGGACAGCTACCTGTGCCTCAGCCGCTACATCGGGGACTCCAAAATCCTGCGCTGGGAGGGTGCCCGCTTCTCCGAGGTGCAGGCGCTGCCATCCCGGGGCTCGCTGGCCCTGCAGCCCTTCCTGGTGGGCGGCCGCCGCTACCTGGCACTGGGCAGCGACTTCTCCTTCACCCAGATCTACCAGTGGGATGATGGGCGACAGAAGTTCGTGCGCTTCCAGGAGCTGGCTGTACAGGCCCCTCGGGCCTTCTGCTACATGCCTGCTGGGGATGCCCAGCTGCTCCTGGCCCCCAGCTTCAAGGGGCAGACACTGGTGTACCGGCACGTGGTGGTGGATCTCAGTGCCTAG
- the SFTPC gene encoding pulmonary surfactant-associated protein C produces MDIGSKEVLMESPPDYTAAPRGRFGIPCCPLHLKRLLIVVVVVVLVVVVIVGALLMGLHMSQKHTEMVLEMSIGGPEAQQHLAMNEYRGTTATFSVGSTGIAVYDYQRLLIAYKPAPGTCCYIMKMAPESIPSLEALTRKFQTKPEVPSSKLAQEGAADPGAGASLELAFLGTTLNTLCGEVPLYYI; encoded by the exons ATGGACATAGGCAGCAAGGAGGTTTTGATGGAGAGTCCACCG GACTACACAGCAGCCCCCCGGGGTCGGTTTGGCATCCCATGCTGTCCTCTGCACCTCAAACGCCTTCTCAtcgttgtggtggtggtggtcctgGTTGTGGTGGTGATTGTGGGGGCCCTACTCATGGGTCTCCACATGAGCCAAAAACACACTGAAATG GTCCTAGAGATGAGCATTGGGGGGCCTGAAGCCCAGCAACACCTGGCTATGAATGAGTATAGGGGTACCACAGCCACCTTCTCCGTCGGCTCCACTGGCATCGCAGTCTATGACTACCAGCGG CTCCTGATTGCCTACAAGCCAGCCCCGGGGACTTGCTGCTACATCATGAAGATGGCTCCGGAAAGCATCCCCAGTCTTGAGGCTCTCACCAGAAAATTCCAG ACCAAGCCGGAAGTGCCTTCCTCAAAGCTGGCTCAGGAGGGGGCCGCTGACCCTGGCGCGGGGGCCTCGCTGGAGCTGGCCTTCCTAGGCACCACCTTGAACACCCTGTGTGGGGAAGTGCCCCTCTACTACATCTAG